A stretch of the Rhodohalobacter mucosus genome encodes the following:
- a CDS encoding DNA cytosine methyltransferase, with amino-acid sequence MKAVDFFCGAGGVTCGFRQANVDVLGGIDVDDVYKDTYERNNPGSKFIHKDISKLSYEELQEQIAIEKDDDNLIFIGCSPCQYYTNLKTDKTKSKNSRLLLKDFQKFVDYFNPGYIFIENVPGFDKSKDSPIAKFKDFLSIKNFVFDDKVINAKYFGVPQNRRRYVLIATRIQTQISIPEGDKKNLKTVEDAIGNYDEFPPVEAGHIDKTVFMHTVAGLTDINLKRIKKVSKDGGNRLDFSDDVNLQLDCYKNHSGHTDVYGRMSWDKPAPAITTKFRYTSSGRYGHPEQDRAISIREGATLQSFPKGYVFYANSLSAIGKMIGNAVPPKLAEEVATVITD; translated from the coding sequence ATGAAAGCGGTAGATTTTTTTTGCGGGGCTGGAGGCGTTACATGTGGTTTTCGACAGGCAAATGTTGATGTGCTTGGGGGTATTGATGTCGATGACGTCTATAAAGATACTTATGAAAGGAATAATCCTGGCTCAAAGTTTATCCATAAAGATATTTCTAAGCTTAGTTACGAAGAGTTACAAGAGCAAATTGCAATTGAGAAGGATGATGACAATTTAATCTTCATTGGGTGTAGTCCTTGTCAATACTACACAAATCTCAAAACTGACAAGACTAAATCGAAGAATTCACGTCTACTTCTGAAAGATTTTCAAAAGTTTGTTGATTATTTCAATCCCGGATATATTTTCATTGAAAATGTACCTGGGTTTGATAAAAGCAAAGACAGTCCTATTGCCAAATTCAAAGATTTTCTTAGCATAAAGAATTTTGTATTTGATGATAAGGTCATAAATGCCAAATACTTTGGAGTACCTCAAAATAGGCGAAGGTATGTTCTGATAGCAACACGTATACAAACACAAATTTCAATTCCAGAAGGGGATAAGAAAAACCTTAAAACTGTCGAAGATGCAATTGGTAATTATGATGAATTTCCTCCGGTAGAAGCTGGTCATATTGATAAAACAGTTTTCATGCACACTGTTGCAGGTTTAACAGATATAAATCTCAAGAGAATTAAAAAAGTTAGTAAGGACGGTGGCAATCGACTTGATTTTTCCGATGATGTAAATCTGCAATTGGATTGTTATAAAAACCATAGTGGACATACGGATGTTTATGGCCGTATGAGTTGGGATAAACCTGCCCCGGCCATAACAACCAAATTTCGATATACATCAAGCGGGAGATATGGTCATCCAGAACAAGACAGAGCTATATCTATTCGTGAAGGAGCTACCCTTCAATCGTTTCCAAAAGGATATGTTTTTTATGCTAATAGCCTTTCTGCTATAGGCAAAATGATAGGAAATGCTGTTCCACCAAAACTTGCTGAAGAAGTTGCCACAGTAATCACAGATTAA
- a CDS encoding TIGR02391 family protein — MAEKKELLMSFDPHTIEHLGVKMYSNLPNALAELIANAYDADAETVIINLYDDEQGKRIQVTDDGFGMSFEDLNDKFLRIGRKRRQEGDRKSPSGKRKVTGRKGLGKLAFFGLAETIEIETITKDSAEQVNFTLSWNELIGTEGSDYKPEFKIVETHEKNHGTEILLKDLKRKSAFDKEGLAVSLSKLFNLFDNTFQVYLSLNNDEPIQIDEKLKFKNIEPQFEWEFPKFLDNVAAEYDHSKLINGKILSTEKPLKPGLRGITLFANGRLINAPEFFGVSESSHGYSYFTGWLEVDYVDDWEEDVISTDRQSLSWDLPKTEELRKYLRQIMFEIERNWREKRKEVRREKVQEKTELNIQDWFEKLPVEIRSRVAPIIDRLEDSELQDSEQAEVVKNLHEIAPEYPYYHWRHLHPAIHEVAKDDYEKEDYLRAAIEALKQLEELVKQKSGINNRTGFNLMETVFGSDNSVLLLTENTTRSEKNIENGQESLSKGIMMGFRNPASHDFKKDIFPKIFNDRDCLDLLSLTSYLIHKVDQSSRR; from the coding sequence ATGGCTGAAAAGAAAGAGCTCTTGATGAGTTTTGATCCTCATACAATAGAGCATTTGGGGGTTAAGATGTATTCAAACTTACCTAATGCTTTAGCAGAACTGATTGCAAACGCATACGATGCAGATGCTGAGACAGTTATTATTAATTTATATGATGATGAACAGGGTAAAAGAATACAAGTAACCGATGATGGATTCGGTATGTCTTTTGAGGATCTAAATGATAAATTTTTGAGAATAGGTAGAAAAAGAAGACAAGAGGGTGATCGAAAAAGTCCAAGTGGAAAAAGAAAAGTAACTGGTAGAAAAGGTCTGGGAAAATTAGCCTTTTTTGGTTTAGCAGAAACAATTGAAATTGAAACTATTACGAAAGATTCAGCAGAGCAGGTTAATTTCACATTAAGTTGGAATGAGTTAATAGGTACCGAAGGTTCAGATTATAAACCAGAATTTAAAATTGTTGAGACTCATGAAAAGAATCATGGTACAGAAATCTTATTGAAAGATCTGAAACGTAAATCTGCATTCGACAAAGAAGGATTGGCAGTAAGTCTGTCAAAGCTTTTTAATCTGTTTGATAATACATTTCAAGTTTATCTGTCCCTAAATAATGATGAACCAATACAAATTGATGAAAAATTAAAGTTCAAAAATATTGAACCTCAATTCGAGTGGGAATTTCCTAAGTTTCTAGATAATGTTGCGGCGGAATATGATCATTCTAAATTGATTAATGGTAAAATTTTATCAACTGAAAAACCTCTCAAGCCTGGTTTAAGAGGTATTACTTTGTTTGCAAATGGCAGGCTTATAAACGCCCCTGAATTTTTTGGTGTCTCTGAATCAAGTCATGGTTACTCTTACTTTACTGGTTGGCTGGAAGTTGATTACGTTGATGATTGGGAAGAAGATGTAATCTCTACAGATAGACAATCTTTAAGTTGGGATCTTCCAAAAACAGAAGAGCTCAGAAAATATCTCAGACAGATAATGTTTGAGATAGAAAGAAACTGGAGAGAAAAACGAAAAGAGGTTCGTAGAGAAAAAGTTCAAGAGAAGACAGAATTGAACATTCAAGACTGGTTTGAAAAACTGCCTGTTGAAATTCGTTCAAGAGTTGCTCCTATAATTGATAGGTTAGAAGACTCTGAGTTACAGGACTCAGAACAAGCTGAGGTGGTAAAAAATTTACATGAAATCGCTCCAGAGTATCCTTACTATCACTGGAGACATTTACATCCTGCAATCCATGAAGTTGCTAAAGATGATTATGAGAAAGAAGATTATCTGAGAGCTGCAATTGAGGCTCTTAAGCAGCTTGAAGAACTTGTAAAACAAAAAAGCGGAATAAACAATAGAACTGGTTTCAATTTAATGGAAACTGTATTTGGATCCGACAATTCCGTTTTATTACTTACTGAAAATACCACAAGATCCGAGAAAAATATTGAAAATGGTCAAGAGTCATTGTCAAAAGGAATTATGATGGGGTTTAGAAATCCCGCTTCTCATGATTTTAAAAAAGATATCTTTCCGAAAATATTCAATGATCGTGATTGTTTAGATCTATTGAGTTTAACATCTTATCTAATTCATAAAGTGGATCAATCTAGTAGAAGATAA